GGGGGAACGGGGTGCCCGACCTGAAGCAGCTTGAGAAGGAACTGCATGAAATACGCAAAAACGGCGTGGCCATCGATTTCGGCGGGGTAGGGGATGGCATCTGCGCCGTGGCGGTGGCTATCCGCGACTATGCCGGCAAGGTCGTGGGGGCGCTCACCATGCTGGCCCCCTCGTTCCGCATGCTTCATGAACGTCTTGAACGGGAAATCGTGCCTTCAATGCGTGAAGGCGCAGAGGTTATTTCGATGAAATTCGGCTATGCCAGGATGCCGGCCTTATAGAAACATAATCCATGAAATGTGAAAGGAGGGGCTTGAAGGCGGATACCCGTGAAGGATGGATGAGCCGACCGCGTTTATAAAGAGAAAGGAGCAACCCATGGCAGAGAGACAGTACGACTGGTCAGCAATTGCGAAGAATCCCAAGTTTATCGAACTGCATCACAAAAAATCCGCTTTCCTCTTCGGCTGGTGGATATTCTCCTGTGTGTATTACTTCCTGCTTCCCATCGGGGCAGCGTATGCGCCGGGCCTGTTCAGGATCAAAATCATCGGCGTCATCAACTTCGGCTATCTCTTTGCACTTTCCCAATTTTTTGTGTCGTGGGGGCTGGCTCATTACTACGCTCACGTGGCCAACAAGGACTTTGACCGGCTGACCAGGGAACTGGTCGAAGAAATCCAGTAAAGGAGGGATACGACATGACTATCAAAAATATCATCATTGCCACCGGTCTGGTTCTTTCCGTCGCAGCGGCCGCCTTTGCTGAGGAGCCTGCCAAGGCTCCTGCAGGCCCCGGTGCCACGACCGCCGCAACCGCTCCTGCCGCAGCCCCGTCCGCCATGACCGCGCCGGCCGCCCAGGCTCAGGCCCCGGCCGCAGCGCCCGCCCCGGCCAAGAAGAGGGAGCTCAAGGCAGACAAAACCATTACCCTCACCATGTTTGCCGTCATCATCGGCATCACCCTGGGCGTTGTCGTCTGGGCCGCCCGGCACACCAAGACCGCCTCCGACTTCTACGCCGCCGGCGGCGGCATCACCGGCACCCAGAACGGCTGGGCCATTGCCGGCGACTACATGTCGGCGGCCTCCTTCCTGGGGATTTCCGGCCTGATTTCCCTCTACGGCTATGACGGCTTCATGTACTCGGTCGGCTGGCTTGTGGCCTACATCACCGTGCTCCTGATCGTGGCCGAGCCGTGCCGTAACGCCGGCAAGTACACCCTGGGGGATATCCTCTCCTTCCGCACCGAGCCCAAGCCGGTACGCGCCGTGGCCGCCATCTCGACCGTGGCTGTCTCGACCTTCTACCTGACCGCCCAGATGGTCGGCGCCGGCAAGCTGATGGCGCTCCTGGTCGGCGTTCCCTACAAGACCGCCATCATCGGCGTCGGTATCCTGATGGTCGGCTACGTCGTGTTCGGCGGCATGACCGCCACTACCTGGGTCCAGATCATCAAGGCCGGCCTGCTCATGTCCGGCGCCTTTCTGTTGTCGGTCCTGGTTTTGGCCAAGGCAGGCTTCAATCCGATCGGTTTTTTCAACGACATCGTCAACAGCCCCGACATTCAGGACCACGTATCCAAGCTGGCGTTAAAGGATGGGATTGCCCTGGCCGGTACGGAGGCGGGCCAACGCTTCCTTGAGCCCGGCCTGTTCATGAAGGCGCCGCTGGACCAGATCTCCCTCGGTATGGCCCTGGTGTTCGGAACCGCCGGCATGCCGCACATCCTGATGCGCTTCTTCACCGTGCCCACGGCCCAGGCCGCCCGCAAGTCGGTCATCGTTGCCATGTGGCTCATCGGTCTGTTCTACGTCCTGACCACCCTGCTCGGTTTCGGCGCCGCCATCCACGTGACCCCCCAGGGCATCACACAGGTTGACCCGGGCGGCAACATGGCCACCTTGCTCCTGGCCCAGCAGTTGGGCGCGGACATCGCCCCGATCGTCGGTGACCTCTTCCTGGCCTTCCTCTGCTCGGTCGCCTTCGCCACCATCCTGGCGGTCGTCTCCGGTCTGGTTCTGGCCGCCTCTGCCGCCATTGCCCACGACATCTACGTCAACGTGATCAAGGACGGCCATGCCGACCAGCACGAGCAGGTCATGGCTGCCCGCATCACCTCGCTGGTCGTCGGCGCAGTCGGGATCATCATCGGTCTCATGGCGGAAAAAGCCAACGTCGCCCACCTGGTGGCCCTGGCCTTCGCCGTGGCTTCCTCCGGCAACCTGCCGGTGGTCATCCTGTCGCTCTTCTGGAAAAAATTCAACACCGCCGGCGTCATCTCCGGCCTGGTGGTCGGCACGGTCGCCTCCATCGGCCTGGTGATGGTCTCCCCCAATATGACCTATCCCAAGGTGGTTGCAGCCGGGGCGCAGAAGGTCATCACCGCCCTGGAGAAGAAGCAGGCCGCTCTGCCCATGGGCGCCCAGCTTGACGAGAAGGACGCCAAGGCCCTCGCCAAGGCAAAGGTCGATTACGAGAAGAACAAGGGCGGCACATCCATCATGGGGCTGGACAAACCGATCCTGACTCTGAAGAACCCGGGCATCATCTCCATCCCGCTCGGCTTCCTGGCGGCTATCTTTGGAGCCCTGGCATTCCCCAGCAGGCGTTCCGAAGAGATGTTCGACGAGATCTACGTCCGTCAGAACACCGGCATCGGCATGGCCAAGGCCATCGACCACTGATGGTGTAATATTCGATAGCAGGTGTATAATGGGGAAAGCTTTTGGCTTTCCCCATTTATTTTGTACCGTTCAGGGGTCCACCAATGAGGCGAATGTCACGGCATGTACCGGCAACCGTGGAGCCGGCGGCAGCCCGTCATCCCGGCGCCGGGGGAGGGGAGCGCGATGTCCTGGGAGCGCTGCCCGATCCACGCCGTATCGGCCGCTACTGCACGGCCGACGAGATCGGCCGTTTCCTGAGGAGCATCTCCGCTCTCCTGGATGAGGATCGCCGGCGTATGGTGGCGTGGCGCGCCGAAGGCGACCGGCTCATGCACGGCATTGCCGCCGCCGGGCAGAGTGAACTGAAAGACATCCATGAGGCCCTGAACCGGATAGAGGTTGAGCGTTTCCTCCTGCTTTTTTCCGTTGCGTCCCTTCATCGCAACTGTACCCATTATCGGGACGAATTGGCCAAGCGCGCCATGACGGGGGTGGCCGAAGAGCTTGAAAGCAGAGGCCGCCCCGTGCCGCCGGTCCCGTTCGCCCTGGTCAGCATGGGCAGCGATGGGCGCGAGGAACAGACCCTGATTACGGATCAGGATTACCTGATCGTCTACGGCGACGGTGGCGGCGAGGAGGCGGACAGCTATTTCCTGGATTATTCCACGCTGTTGGTGGACCGGTTGGAGGAGGCCGGTTTCAAGCGTTGCACCGGCGGCATCATGCCGACAAACCTGACCTGGCGTGGTTCTCTTGCCCAGTGGCGCAAGCGCCTTTTGGCCATTGTCAGGTATGAGGTGGATGATTACGGCAAGAATATGATGGATCTGATCGTTCTCTCCGATGCGCGCCACGTTGCCGGAGACCGCTCCATAGCCCAGGAACTCATCGGATTGATCAGGGGAATGGAGCGGGATTACTTTCAGGTCTTGTGGGGGATGGCCCGGGCGGCAACGGAGATGAGGCTGGCGCTGGGATTCATGAAGCGGCTCTGGACCGAGGGGAGCGGCGAGCATAAGGGGGAATTCAATCTGAAGCTTTTGGCCTGGGCTCCCTTGGTGATGAATATACGCATTCTCGCCATTAACCAGGGGGTGCCGGCGACAAATACCGTGGAGCGTATCGCTTTTCTCGAAAAGGAAGGGAGCTTTTCGGCGGAGATGGCCCAAGGTTTACGCGAGGCGTATTACATCCTGACCAAATACCGCATCCTCATGCAGATCAACGTGATCAAGGGGATCCAGAGCGATTCCCACTATCTGAACCCCTACCGGCTGCCAGCCGAAGAGCACGAAAAGATCCGTCGTGCGATTGTCGGAATCGAGGAACTGCAGAAGATCATCCATACGAATTTTTCGATCATGTAGAGGTCCGTGCCGATTCCGGCAGAGGCGTATCGCATACGCGCCGGATTGGGCGAATACCGGTTCGCCGCTACAGGTGGAACAGGGCCTGAATAGAAAAAGGGAGTGTCTTGGGACACTCCCTTTTTGCTTGGGCAGACCTTGTTGTTGCCGAAACTACTGACGTTTTTTGCCGGCGGCCTTTTTGGCTTTTACTGCCGGCGCCTTGCTCGTCCAGTTGTTCAGGTCATGGGCGATGTTGTGGCAATCCTGGCATTTGGGGAACTTGGTCAGGATGCCTGCCGGATGCGGGGTGCCGTGGCAATCCTGGCACTTGGGCAGCATCTTGTGTTTGTTCTGGTGGCACGTTACGCACAGGAGCTTGCCATGCTTTGTTTTGCTGGCCGACAGGAACGACATGGCGTTCTTGTGGCAGGCGGCGCAGTCCTTGTTGGGAAGAGACGAGCCATAGGTGACCACCTTCGGCATGTGGGCCTTATGGCAGTTCTTGCAATCGGCAGCGGTCATGTCGCTGGAGTGGGGCTTGTGACATTGGGTGCACAGGGGGATCTTGCCATGCACGTCGTGACAGAAGGAACAGTTCAGGGCGGTGTGTTTGCTCTTGTTCTCCCTGAGTTGCTTGATCTGGCCGCTGTGGCAGGAAAGGCATGGGTCGGTCACGTTGCGGCCGAAGGAGATGTCCTTGGGCTTATGCGGATTCTTGTGGCAGGAAAGGCATCCCGAAAGCTTGTAGTGCGGCTTGTCGGAGTGGCACATGCTGCACTTGGGAATCGGTTTTTTGACCGCGGGGGGGTGGCCGATGTGGCAGTCCAGGCAGGATACGCTTGTTTTGTGAGCTCCCCCGGCAGCCGCAATGTCTGCCGGAGGCTGTGCATGGCACTTGACGCAGTCAAGGTTGACAAGCGCCGTAGCGGAGTCTGCTGCCCATGCGCCACCAGCGAGGCTGACGGCCAGGGAGAGTGCTGCCAAAAAACGAGCTGCAATTTTCATTTTTCCTCCTTCATGTCAATTGAATAAAATCGGGGCTAATTATAGACAAAATAAGGCTAATTTTGCAACAGGCATTTTGTCGGTCCGGGGCGCTTGGTTGTTGTCACGATGATGTGTGCGTCTCTATTTTATGGGATATTATGTAATTAATAGTGTTTTTATGTATTAATTATATAAAAAATAGTTGACAGTTTTTCAAATTGTTGTAAATAGATGATCAAGCTAAAAAAAGAGGCGGAATGGTATTGATATGAAATGCACAAATCAAGTGAAGACGATCCGCGAATCAAAGCTCATGAGCAAGTCGGAACTTGCCCGCAAAGCTGGCGTGTCTGCGCTCACGGTGGACCGGATCGAGCGGGGGGAAAGCTGCCGCCTTGAAACCAAGCGAAAAATTATCCTCGCATTGGGCTACTCGCTAGATGACAAAAACAAGGTTTTTCAGGATTAACGACAACGGGAACCTGATATGTTTCTTTTTAGAAAGCAAAAGGACGTCATCGGAATAGACATTGGCTCCAGTTCGGTAAAGCTGGTGCAGATCAAATGCCTCAAAGATGCTTTTCAGCTTCTCAATGTGGGCATTGTGCCGCTTCCGCCGGAAGCTATCGTGGACAACACGCTGATCGATAGCTCATCTATTGTCGCGGCGCTGAAGAGCCTGACGGCAAGCCTGGGGGTCAAGGTCAGGGACGTCGCCTGCTCGATCTCGGGCAACTCCGTCATCATCCGCAAGATCACCCTTGCCGCGATGCCGGTCGAGGAGTTGGAAGACCAGATTACGTGGGAAGCGGAACAATACATCCCGTTTGACATCAATGACGTCAATATGGATTTTCAGATACTTTCGCCCGACAGTATCGATTCCGCCAAGATGAACGTGCTGCTCGTTGCCAGCAAAAAGGATATCATCAACGACTATGTGGCTGTTTTCAACGAAGCGGCCATGCAGTTGTCCGTGGTTGATGTGGATTCATTCGCCGTGCAGAATGCCTTTGAAATCAATCACGATGTCGGCCCGGACGAGGTTGTGGCGCTCATAAATATCGGCGCCAACATCATGAATATCAACATCGTCAAAGACGGCATCACGCTTTTGACCCGCGATGTCCAGATGGGCGGAAATCTCTACACGGAAGAGATTCAGAAGCAGATGGGCCTGGGCAGCGCTGAAGCGGAATCGGCAAAGCTCCTGGCCCATGAAACGCAGAACAGCGCCCTGCTGGATGTGCTGGGCAAGGTGAACGACACCCTTACCCAGGAGATACGCCGTTCGCTGGATTTTTACAACTCTACGGCAAACGAGGACCGTATTACCAAGATATTCGTGAGCGGGGGGTGTTCCAAGGTTTATCGTTTGAATGAAACGGTGAGTGATAAGCTGAGCTTACCGGTTGAGATCATTAACCCGTTTGCAAAGCTCAAGTATAATGAAAAGGATTTTGACCCTGAATACCTTCAGGAAATCGGCCCGCTCATGGCGGTAAGCGTTGGGCTTGCCATAAGGAGGGTAGGGGACAAATGATCAAGATCAACTTATTGCCGGTTCGTGCCGCGAAAAAGAAAGAGACGGCCGTCCAGCAGATCTCCATCTTCTGCGTTAGTCTGCTGCTGGTGGCTGTGATAGTCGTGTCCTTATATATCGTTAAGCGGATGCAGATCGCTTCCGCACAGGCGGACATTACAACGGCCAACGAAAAAATCGGGGCGTTGAAGAAGAGGATCGGCAAGCTCGAAGAACTCAAAACCCTGAAGGACCAGGTGAAGAAAAAGCTGGATGTCCTGGCACAGCTGCGCAAAAACAAAACCGGACCGGCCGAGCGTTTGTCCACGTTAAGCGACGTTACCCCCGAGCAACTTTGGCTTACCGGCTACACGGAAAACGGCGCCGACATCAAGTTGTCGGGCATCGCTTATACGGAAGAGTTGATAGCCTCTTTCATGCGCAGCCTCGAGGCATCCCGTGATTACATGGGGGTCGAACTGGTCGTGTCCGAGCAGATGGAGTTGGGCGGGACCAAATTGAAAAAGTTTGAGTTGACATGCAAGTTGAAGGCAGCTGCCCCGCCGCAGCCCGCGGCCGCCCCTAAGAAATAGCATTTTATTTGAACTAGGATGGACTGGCTATGGATCCGCAAGTCGAAAAAATTCTAAAGCTGCCGACAAAACAAAAGATCCTCATACTTGTGCTTGTGATGGCCGTGGAAGCCGCTGCGCTGCTCTATGCGCTGTACCTGCCCAAGTATAAAGAGCTGAACGCCCTGGAGGCGGACTTGTCGAGGCTCCAGAACGAGATCGATGAGAAGACCAGGGTTGCCAACAATCTTCCCCGGCTCCAGCGGGAATACGACCAACTCAACCGGGAACTCGCCCAGGCGCTGACCGAACTCCCCAACTCCAAGGAAATTCCCTCGCTCTTGACAAGCATCACCACCCTGGGCAAAGGGGCGGGACTCGATTTCCTCGTTTTCAAGCCCAAGGGGGAGTCGCCCAAGGATTTCTATGCCGAGGTGCCGGTTGACATTACCGTGTCCGGGTCGTATTACAGCGTTGCCAACTTTTTTGCCGCTGTTGCCAACCTCCCCCGCATCGTCAACATAACCAACGTGGCTTTTGCCGATATCAAGAATGTCAACAACAGGATGATGACAAAGGTTACCTGTCTCGCGACCACATTCCGCTTCCTTGATAAGAAAGAGATTAAGGATGATAAGAAGAAGCCTGCTCCCAAATAGCCGTTTTGTGGCGATCATTGTTGTCATGGGCATCGTGGCTGCCACACTGCCGGGCTGCAAGAAAAAAGAGCCGCCCGCAACGGTTGCCCAGCCGGCCAAGGCCGCTGCGCCGCAACAGCCCAAACCGGTGCAGAAAGCGGTAAGTTCGGCGCTTAAGCTCCAGCCGCCGCCGGTAAATCAATTCGACTTCAGCAACAAAAAAGATCCTTTCAAGCCCTTTCTGGTCGTCAAACAGCACCCTGCGCCGGCGGCGGGCATTGTGAGCAGAGCCGTCCAAGGTAGCGGCCTCCCTATCCACAGCTTCGATGTCGGCCAGTTCAAGCTGATCGGCGTGGTGACGGGTGACCGGCAAAACAAGGCAATGGTTGTTGACCCCAAC
The genomic region above belongs to Oryzomonas sagensis and contains:
- a CDS encoding putative nucleotidyltransferase substrate binding domain-containing protein, translating into MRRMSRHVPATVEPAAARHPGAGGGERDVLGALPDPRRIGRYCTADEIGRFLRSISALLDEDRRRMVAWRAEGDRLMHGIAAAGQSELKDIHEALNRIEVERFLLLFSVASLHRNCTHYRDELAKRAMTGVAEELESRGRPVPPVPFALVSMGSDGREEQTLITDQDYLIVYGDGGGEEADSYFLDYSTLLVDRLEEAGFKRCTGGIMPTNLTWRGSLAQWRKRLLAIVRYEVDDYGKNMMDLIVLSDARHVAGDRSIAQELIGLIRGMERDYFQVLWGMARAATEMRLALGFMKRLWTEGSGEHKGEFNLKLLAWAPLVMNIRILAINQGVPATNTVERIAFLEKEGSFSAEMAQGLREAYYILTKYRILMQINVIKGIQSDSHYLNPYRLPAEEHEKIRRAIVGIEELQKIIHTNFSIM
- a CDS encoding cation acetate symporter, which produces MTIKNIIIATGLVLSVAAAAFAEEPAKAPAGPGATTAATAPAAAPSAMTAPAAQAQAPAAAPAPAKKRELKADKTITLTMFAVIIGITLGVVVWAARHTKTASDFYAAGGGITGTQNGWAIAGDYMSAASFLGISGLISLYGYDGFMYSVGWLVAYITVLLIVAEPCRNAGKYTLGDILSFRTEPKPVRAVAAISTVAVSTFYLTAQMVGAGKLMALLVGVPYKTAIIGVGILMVGYVVFGGMTATTWVQIIKAGLLMSGAFLLSVLVLAKAGFNPIGFFNDIVNSPDIQDHVSKLALKDGIALAGTEAGQRFLEPGLFMKAPLDQISLGMALVFGTAGMPHILMRFFTVPTAQAARKSVIVAMWLIGLFYVLTTLLGFGAAIHVTPQGITQVDPGGNMATLLLAQQLGADIAPIVGDLFLAFLCSVAFATILAVVSGLVLAASAAIAHDIYVNVIKDGHADQHEQVMAARITSLVVGAVGIIIGLMAEKANVAHLVALAFAVASSGNLPVVILSLFWKKFNTAGVISGLVVGTVASIGLVMVSPNMTYPKVVAAGAQKVITALEKKQAALPMGAQLDEKDAKALAKAKVDYEKNKGGTSIMGLDKPILTLKNPGIISIPLGFLAAIFGALAFPSRRSEEMFDEIYVRQNTGIGMAKAIDH
- a CDS encoding type 4a pilus biogenesis protein PilO, whose product is MDPQVEKILKLPTKQKILILVLVMAVEAAALLYALYLPKYKELNALEADLSRLQNEIDEKTRVANNLPRLQREYDQLNRELAQALTELPNSKEIPSLLTSITTLGKGAGLDFLVFKPKGESPKDFYAEVPVDITVSGSYYSVANFFAAVANLPRIVNITNVAFADIKNVNNRMMTKVTCLATTFRFLDKKEIKDDKKKPAPK
- a CDS encoding cytochrome C — translated: MKIAARFLAALSLAVSLAGGAWAADSATALVNLDCVKCHAQPPADIAAAGGAHKTSVSCLDCHIGHPPAVKKPIPKCSMCHSDKPHYKLSGCLSCHKNPHKPKDISFGRNVTDPCLSCHSGQIKQLRENKSKHTALNCSFCHDVHGKIPLCTQCHKPHSSDMTAADCKNCHKAHMPKVVTYGSSLPNKDCAACHKNAMSFLSASKTKHGKLLCVTCHQNKHKMLPKCQDCHGTPHPAGILTKFPKCQDCHNIAHDLNNWTSKAPAVKAKKAAGKKRQ
- a CDS encoding DUF485 domain-containing protein, translated to MAERQYDWSAIAKNPKFIELHHKKSAFLFGWWIFSCVYYFLLPIGAAYAPGLFRIKIIGVINFGYLFALSQFFVSWGLAHYYAHVANKDFDRLTRELVEEIQ
- a CDS encoding pilus assembly protein PilP; the protein is MGIVAATLPGCKKKEPPATVAQPAKAAAPQQPKPVQKAVSSALKLQPPPVNQFDFSNKKDPFKPFLVVKQHPAPAAGIVSRAVQGSGLPIHSFDVGQFKLIGVVTGDRQNKAMVVDPNGKGYVLKVGMTIGKNDGRITSISNAGVNVLEQFRDDNGRVRKETIKITLPRKQ
- a CDS encoding helix-turn-helix transcriptional regulator, producing MKCTNQVKTIRESKLMSKSELARKAGVSALTVDRIERGESCRLETKRKIILALGYSLDDKNKVFQD
- a CDS encoding PilN domain-containing protein → MIKINLLPVRAAKKKETAVQQISIFCVSLLLVAVIVVSLYIVKRMQIASAQADITTANEKIGALKKRIGKLEELKTLKDQVKKKLDVLAQLRKNKTGPAERLSTLSDVTPEQLWLTGYTENGADIKLSGIAYTEELIASFMRSLEASRDYMGVELVVSEQMELGGTKLKKFELTCKLKAAAPPQPAAAPKK
- the pilM gene encoding type IV pilus biogenesis protein PilM, with product MFLFRKQKDVIGIDIGSSSVKLVQIKCLKDAFQLLNVGIVPLPPEAIVDNTLIDSSSIVAALKSLTASLGVKVRDVACSISGNSVIIRKITLAAMPVEELEDQITWEAEQYIPFDINDVNMDFQILSPDSIDSAKMNVLLVASKKDIINDYVAVFNEAAMQLSVVDVDSFAVQNAFEINHDVGPDEVVALINIGANIMNINIVKDGITLLTRDVQMGGNLYTEEIQKQMGLGSAEAESAKLLAHETQNSALLDVLGKVNDTLTQEIRRSLDFYNSTANEDRITKIFVSGGCSKVYRLNETVSDKLSLPVEIINPFAKLKYNEKDFDPEYLQEIGPLMAVSVGLAIRRVGDK